Genomic DNA from Pigmentiphaga litoralis:
CGTTGTCGACAGGGGAACCCGAACGGGCGGCTGCGCAGCTGTACGAAATAGCTGAACGCGCCGCGCGATACGACATCCGCATCGGCTACGAAGCGCTGGCCTGGGGACGTCATGTCAGGCGCTATCGCGATGCATGGAAACGGGTTGCGCTGGCCAATCACTCCCATCTGGGCCTGATCCTGGACAGCTTCCATACCTTGTCGCTGCAGGACGACCCCACGGACATCGCGACGCTTCCTGGCGACAAGATTTTCTTTTTGCAGATGGCCGATGCCCCGCAATTGCAGATGGATGTTCTGCAGTGGGCGCGCCACTACCGCAACTTTCCCGGCCAGGGGCAACTGGACTGCGAATACTTTTTCGAACAGGTGCTGAAGTCGGGTTACGAAGGCCCGCTGTCGCTTGAAATTTTCAACGACCAGTTTCGCGAGACGCCCAATCGACGCACCGCAACCGACGCGATGCGATCCTTGTTGTGGCTTGAAAGCCGGGTGCGATCGCGGCTGGAAACCAGCGGAGATCACGACAGGCTGTGGCGCCAGACGGCGACACAGGCGTGGCTGTTCAAGCCGCCCGCCGTTCCAGTGTTGAACGGCGTGGCGTTCGTCGAGTTTGCCGTCGACACCGCACATGCCGCGACCCTTGGGACCCTGCTCGCTAGCCTGGGATTCCATCTGGCCGGGCAGCATCGTTCCAAAGACGTGCAGCTGTACGCGCAGGGCGATATCCGTCTGGTCGTGAACGCCGAGCCCGACTCGTTTGCCAGCCAGCGTTTCGAGCGCCAGGGCGGGCCGGGCATGTGCGCGATCGGCCTTGGGACGCCCCTGCCGGATCAGGCCGCCGCACGTGCGTCGGCCCTGCTTTCTGCCGCCGCCGACACACCGCGCCGGCCAGACGAACTGCATATTCCTGCCATCGTCTCGCCTGGCGGCATGCGCATCCATTTCGTGCCGACCGGAGCCGGAACGCCCGGATTCGAAGCCGCCGATTTTGACGTGGCGACGCCATCGTCCGGCGCCGCAACGTTGTCACGATCGCCCCGGCCGGGTCCCCTCCTGAAATCGTTGGACCACATCGCGCTGGCGCTGCCGCCCGATCAACTGGACAGCTGGGTGCTCTTCAGCCGCGCGGTGCTGGGTCTCGAGCCTGGCGACAGCCAGGAATTGGCGGATCCGTATGGGCTCGTGCAAAGCAGCAGCGTCTGCAATGACACGCGCAGCGTGCGGATGGTGATGAACGTGTCTTCCAGCCGCCGGACCGGCGTGGCGCACGCGGTCAATGCAAGCGGCGGTAGCGGCGGCCTGCATCACCTGGCCTTTGCATGCGATGACATCTTTGCGGCGGTGGCGCAGTTGCGGGCATCGGGCACGCAGTTCGTTCCCATCTCGCCTAACTACTACGAGGACCTGCTGGCACGCAGCGACCTCGACCCGGCGCTGGTGGGGAAAATGCACAGTCTGGGCATCCTGTTTGACCAGACACCGTTGGGTGCATTTTTCCATATCTATACCCCCCGCTTTGCGGACCGCTTCTTTTTTGAAGTGGTGCAGCGGGTTGGCGGGTATGACGGCTATGGCGCGTTGAATGGCGCGGCACGGTTGGCGTCCGAAGCGCAGGCTGCGGACGCGGCGTCACGGGATGCGGTGGCAAGGTAAGCAGGAAGCAAAAACCCCCGAGTACCGCTTGGGTATCGGGGGTTGGAAGGGCGTGACAGCGTGGCGGCTTGGCCCATTCGCGGCGCCGGCTGACCAGACCTGAACGATCAGGGACCGGACAATCAGAAGCTAGCCATCAAGACCTGAGCGGTCCGAACCGGGGTGGTCCGAACCTGAACGATCAGGACTTCTTGCCACCACCCAGCAAGGCGGCCAGCTGGCGCTTCGGGCCGGGGCGGCTAGGCGCGGCATCCGTTGCTGGCGTCGTGTCACGGTGGGCCGAGGGCGACGGCACGTACGGCTTCGAAAAGAAGTCGTCCACCGGCGCCGACCGGCCACCGCGGCCTGATGAGCGCGCATCGCGGGACCCGCTGCGGTCCGGCCGATCGTAGCTGCGGGGCGACGACGCACCCGGCGCGGCGGAACGGGCGCCGTCGCGTGACGGTGAACGCGTGCTGTCGCGGCCGGCGTCACGCGCCCCGTCACGGCTGGCATCGCGGGTGGTGTCACGGCTGCTGTCACGGCTGGCGGCGCCGCTTGCACCCGTGTCGCGGGTGCCTTCGCTGGCGCCGCGACTGCTGTCGCGGCGGGGCTCGCGCCCTTCCCGGCTTTCGCGCGAGGTGCGCAAGGAACCTGGGGTGACAGGCAGGTCGAGCGTGGCGCGGGGCACCGTGCGCTTGATCAGCTTTTCGATGTCGATCAGGTATTTTTCTTCTTCGGGCGTGTAGAGCGCGATGGCTTCGCCCCGGGCGCCTGCTCGGCCAGTGCGGCCGATGCGGTGCACGTAGTCTTCGGCGCTGTGCGGCAGGTCATAGTTGATGACGCACGGCACGCCCGCCACGTCCAGACCGCGCGCGGCCACGTCGGTGGCTACCAGCACTTCCAGCGTGCCTGCCTTGAAGGCTTCAAGCGCCTTCATGCGGTCGGTTTGCGTCTTGTCGCCGTGGATGGATTCGGCGCGCACGCCATCCAGTTCCAGCTGACGCGCCAGGCGCGCAGTGCCGATCTTCGTGTTCGAAAACACGATGACCTGGTTCAGGTTGCGTGACTTGACCAGGTGCACGACGGCGGCGCGTTTGGCGTCGCTGCTCAGTGCATAGGCGATCTGGGTGACGTTGTCGGATGTGGCGTTGCGGGCAGCCGTTTCGATTTCGATTGGCTGCTTCAGGAACGTGTGGCCCAGGCGACGGATTTCATTGCTGAACGTGGCCGAGAACAGCAGGGTCTGCCGTTTTTCGGGCAGCAGACGCATGATGCGTTCGAGGTCGGGCAGGAAGCCCATGTCGAGCATGCGATCCGCTTCGTCCAGGACCAGCATGCCGACCTGGCTCAGGTTCACGGTCTTCTGTTCGACGTGGTCGAGCAGTCGGCCGGGAGTGGCGATCAGGACTTCACAGCCAGCGCGCAACTCGGCTTTCTGGGGCGCAATGTCGACACCGCCGAACACGACTGCGGCACGCAGCGGTGTGAACTTGCTGTAGCGCTTGACGTTCTCGGCCACCTGGTCGGCCAGTTCGCGGGTCGGCGTCAGGATCAGCGCGCGCACCGGGTGACGGGCAGGCGAGGCGCTTGCGTTGGCCAGCGGCATCAGGCGGTGCAGGATAGGCAGCGTGAACGCCGCCGTCTTGCCGGTACCGGTCTGCGCGGCGCCCATGACGTCGGCACCCGCAACAACCACCGGAATGGCCTTGGCCTGGATCGGCGTCGGCACGGTATAGCCCGTGGCAACGATGGCCTGCAGGATGCTCGGGTG
This window encodes:
- a CDS encoding DEAD/DEAH box helicase codes for the protein MPAAPTGATADAAAAVDAAAAADAPVDAAPVDAAPATFDTFGLHPSILQAIVATGYTVPTPIQAKAIPVVVAGADVMGAAQTGTGKTAAFTLPILHRLMPLANASASPARHPVRALILTPTRELADQVAENVKRYSKFTPLRAAVVFGGVDIAPQKAELRAGCEVLIATPGRLLDHVEQKTVNLSQVGMLVLDEADRMLDMGFLPDLERIMRLLPEKRQTLLFSATFSNEIRRLGHTFLKQPIEIETAARNATSDNVTQIAYALSSDAKRAAVVHLVKSRNLNQVIVFSNTKIGTARLARQLELDGVRAESIHGDKTQTDRMKALEAFKAGTLEVLVATDVAARGLDVAGVPCVINYDLPHSAEDYVHRIGRTGRAGARGEAIALYTPEEEKYLIDIEKLIKRTVPRATLDLPVTPGSLRTSRESREGREPRRDSSRGASEGTRDTGASGAASRDSSRDTTRDASRDGARDAGRDSTRSPSRDGARSAAPGASSPRSYDRPDRSGSRDARSSGRGGRSAPVDDFFSKPYVPSPSAHRDTTPATDAAPSRPGPKRQLAALLGGGKKS
- a CDS encoding bifunctional sugar phosphate isomerase/epimerase/4-hydroxyphenylpyruvate dioxygenase family protein — translated: MHRSIATVSMSGTLRQKIEAIAAAGFDGIELFEPDFVHFSGSALALQRMASDHGLRIDLYQPFRDLEGMPTAHFRRSLARAEHKFALMKELGCPTLLVCSNTSPLSTGEPERAAAQLYEIAERAARYDIRIGYEALAWGRHVRRYRDAWKRVALANHSHLGLILDSFHTLSLQDDPTDIATLPGDKIFFLQMADAPQLQMDVLQWARHYRNFPGQGQLDCEYFFEQVLKSGYEGPLSLEIFNDQFRETPNRRTATDAMRSLLWLESRVRSRLETSGDHDRLWRQTATQAWLFKPPAVPVLNGVAFVEFAVDTAHAATLGTLLASLGFHLAGQHRSKDVQLYAQGDIRLVVNAEPDSFASQRFERQGGPGMCAIGLGTPLPDQAAARASALLSAAADTPRRPDELHIPAIVSPGGMRIHFVPTGAGTPGFEAADFDVATPSSGAATLSRSPRPGPLLKSLDHIALALPPDQLDSWVLFSRAVLGLEPGDSQELADPYGLVQSSSVCNDTRSVRMVMNVSSSRRTGVAHAVNASGGSGGLHHLAFACDDIFAAVAQLRASGTQFVPISPNYYEDLLARSDLDPALVGKMHSLGILFDQTPLGAFFHIYTPRFADRFFFEVVQRVGGYDGYGALNGAARLASEAQAADAASRDAVAR